One segment of Choloepus didactylus isolate mChoDid1 chromosome 15, mChoDid1.pri, whole genome shotgun sequence DNA contains the following:
- the LOC119510404 gene encoding mitotic-spindle organizing protein 1-like → MASSGSAREMAAAANLNAVRETTDVLLEISRILNIGLDMGTLCICVRLCEQGINSEALPSVIKELRKASKVLKAAKNMTS, encoded by the coding sequence ATGGCGAGTAGTGGCAGTGCCAGGGAGATGGCAGCGGCAGCGAATCTGAATGCTGTGAGGGAGACTACAGACGTTCTGCTTGAGATTTCAAGAATTTTGAATATTGGCTtagatatgggaactctgtgcaTTTGTGTACGGCTTTGTGAACAAGGAATTAACTCAGAAGCTTTACCATCAGTTATTAAGGAACTTCGCAAGGCCTCCAAAGTACTGAAGGCTGCTAAAAATATGACAAGTTAA